A single window of Loxodonta africana isolate mLoxAfr1 chromosome 10, mLoxAfr1.hap2, whole genome shotgun sequence DNA harbors:
- the SSTR1 gene encoding somatostatin receptor type 1: MFPNGTASSPPSSPSPSPSSCSEGGGRGPGAGATDGMEEPGRNASQNGTLSEGQGSAILISFIYSVVCLVGLCGNSMVIYVILRYAKMKTATNIYILNLAIADELLMLSVPFLVTSTLLRHWPFGALLCRLVLSVDAVNMFTSIYCLTVLSVDRYVAVVHPIKAARYRRPTVAKVVNLGVWVLSLLVILPIVVFSRTAANSDGTVACNMLMPEPAQRWLVGFVLYTFLMGFLLPVGAICLCYVLIIAKMRMVALKAGWQQRKRSERKITLMVMMVVMVFVICWMPFYVVQLVNVFAEQDDATVSQLSVILGYANSCANPILYGFLSDNFKRSFQRILCLSWMDNAAEEPVDYYATALKSRAYSVEDFQPENLESAGVFRNGTCTSRITTL; encoded by the coding sequence ATGTTCCCCAATGGCACCgcctcctctcctccttcctctcctaGCCCTAGCCCCAGCAGCTGCAGCGAAGGCGGCGGCAGGGGCCCCGGGGCCGGCGCCACGGACGGCATGGAGGAACCAGGGCGCAACGCGTCCCAGAACGGGACCTTGAGCGAGGGCCAGGGCAGCGCCATTCTCATCTCTTTCATCTACTCGGTGGTGTGCCTGGTGGGGCTGTGTGGGAACTCCATGGTCATCTACGTGATCCTGCGCTACGCCAAGATGAAGACGGCCACCAACATTTACATCCTTAACCTGGCCATCGCCGACGAGCTGCTCATGCTCAGCGTGCCTTTCCTGGTCACCTCCACTCTGCTGCGCCACTGGCCCTTCGGCGCGCTGCTCTGCCGCCTCGTGCTCAGCGTGGACGCGGTCAACATGTTCACCAGCATCTACTGCCTGACTGTCCTCAGTGTGGACCGCTATGTGGCTGTGGTGCACCCCATCAAGGCGGCCCGCTACCGCCGGCCCACCGTGGCCAAGGTGGTGAACCTGGGTGTGTGGGTGCTGTCGCTGCTTGTCATCCTACCCATCGTGGTCTTCTCGCGCACCGCGGCCAACAGCGACGGCACTGTGGCCTGCAACATGCTCATGCCCGAGCCCGCCCAGCGCTGGCTGGTGGGCTTCGTGCTGTACACGTTCCTTATGGGCTTCCTGCTGCCTGTCGGAGCCATCTGCCTGTGCTACGTGCTCATCATTGCCAAGATGCGCATGGTGGCCCTCAAGGCCGGCTGGCAGCAGCGCAAGCGCTCGGAGCGCAAGATCACcctgatggtgatgatggtggtgatggtgttcGTCATCTGTTGGATGCCTTTCTATGTGGTGCAGCTGGTTAACGTGTTCGCGGAACAGGACGACGCCACGGTGAGCCAACTCTCGGTCATCCTTGGTTACGCCAACAGCTGCGCCAACCCTATCCTCTATGGCTTCCTCTCGGACAACTTCAAGCGCTCTTTCCAACGCATCCTGTGCCTCAGCTGGATGGACAACGCCGCCGAGGAGCCTGTCGACTACTACGCCACGGCTCTCAAGAGTCGCGCCTACAGCGTGGAGGACTTCCAGCCTGAGAACCTGGAGTCCGCCGGCGTCTTCCGTAACGGCACCTGCACTTCCCGGATCACGACGCTCTGA